The DNA segment GGTTTGCCCTGATCGTGACTCTATTAATATAGGTAAAGTTTGAACAAAGATCACCAATAGAATTTTCTAGTGTGATATTGGTCTCAATTATTTAGTGTAATTATGCATTTGTAGTCAATACTTAGTCAAGTCATGCTAAGTGTTTAAAATTAAACATTAATTTTTGATGTTTTTTACGCTTTCACGAACCATTAACTCCGGATGCATTTCGAAAATACGCCTTTCATGTTCTTTGTCTTTAATTCTGCTCAATAAGATTTCGAATGCGGTTTTGCCGACGCGTCGCTTCGGTTGATGAATTGTCGTTAATGGAGGTGAAAAATATTCTGCTAAATCAATGTTATCGTAACCGATAATAGAGATATCCTCAGGTATACGTATCCCATTCTGCTGAAGTCTACTCATCATGCCGAGGGCCATAGTGTCGTTAAAGCAGAAAATAGCAGTTGGTTTTTTATCCATAGCCAAAATTTTATCTGCTGTTTCGACGGCAGTATCACATTCAAAGTTGCCTTCAAACACGTTAGCTTCATTAAACGTAATGTTGCTTTCTGCCAACGCTCTTTTATACCCGTCGAGTCGCTCAATACACAGTGTCTTATCTAAATGGCCACTCAAGCAAACGATATCAGTATGACCGTTATCAATAAGAAACTTCGTCGCTAGGTAACCCCCTTCCTCGGAGTTATCGATGATCTTGTCTTTTGATTGCTCTGATAACGATTCACCTTGTCCCCAGTCCATGAATACTTTTGGAATGTCAGCGTGAGAGTCGAGCATCTGCTGAAGTTCATGGGTTAGGTCAGAACACATGACAAAAATACCGTCAACGCGTTTTTCTGCGAGCATGCGTATATAATCGCGTTGCTTTTCGTAGATACCACCAGTATTACAAAGCACGAGAGTATAGCCTTGGCGATAACAATAGCTCTCGACACCGTTAATCACTTCTGCAAGAAATGGGTTGGTGGATTGAGTAACGAGCATACCGATGGTTTTTGTGGTATTGCATTTTAGACTACGAGCAACGGCACTGGGGGCATAATTCAACTCTTTTACCGCTTCGTTAACCCTTTGTTGAGTTGTTTCTGCAACAAAGCGAGTTTTGTTAATAACGTGAGACACAGTGGTTGTGGATACACCGGCTATGCGGGCGACATCTTTAATCGTTGCCATTATGGTTGTCCTATTCTGCGAAGGCTGAGCTTTTAGTGCGTATTATATCATACAGACATTGAAAGCGATTTCGTCAGCTAATGTCGAGAAAGCACAAAAGCCGCTATTAAACATAGCGGCTATCAGTAATCTTTACTCGTAAGTATGGGAACAATTTTATAGGCAAATAGCTCTGTAAACAATGATAGAAATTTGGTATTAAGACCTAGTACTCAGATTTAATACTTAGTATCCACATTTACTAAGGCTTATTCGCCAGTCAAGTAGATGCAATCTAGTTGACAGAAGCTAACAAGTAGCTCAGTAATGCTGCCATAGAAACCAAAGTCATCTAATTTGGCACATTTTTCGCTAAACTGTGGGATCCAGCTCATCAAATAAGTTTCTATAAAATCTTTTTGTTCGATCAATGCATCGTTTATGTGCTGGAGTTTTTCTAACTCGTTGGAACGAATGATCATATTACCCAAAAAATCGAGTTCAATGGCAACGTGATCTGCGGGCTCGTTAAAGCTTTCCTTTACATCAATACCTTTGCTTTGCATCAACGCTTCCATCTCTCTAGCGGGTTTATCGTTGAGCAATTTCGCTTTACCAATGTACATAGATGCATAGGGAAGTGCACCAGCCGAATCAGTGGTTAAGAATAGTTCACAATAATCAGCGGCCAGCTCTAAATGCGCATCTTCTCTATCTTGTAAGCGGTTGAGAGCGTCGATGAGTTTGTTTACAGGTGCTTTTAAGTTTTCGTTCTCTCCCAGTCCGGTTAAAAAAGAACGGATTTCATGAGATTGATATGTTTCAATTTCTTCTGGTGTTAGTTCACGCGCAAACAGGCTTGAGAGCCACCAGTATATTTCAGCTCGTTTCTCGTTAAATGCTTTTGTCTCTTCCATCACGATATTTCCTAAACTAATGAGGTCTCTATTAGTGTAAGCAAAAAATGTGAATAGAACTAATCCAAAATATGAATAAATATGACAGGAAATGTAAGGAAATTAACCCAAAGTCAATAAGTTGCCTTTAATCAATAAAGTGACAAATTTTGCACGTTTTTCAAAACTATTGCTAGAATTGTTAATAGATATGAATAAGATGATTATCAATCAAACAAGATATAAGCGGCGATTATGAGCAGTCATGTATTAGTTGTAGAAGATGATGTTGTCACTAGAAGTAAACTTGTCGGTTACTTTCAAAAAGAAGGTTATCAAGTTAGTGAAGCAGAAGATGGTCAGCAAATGCGTGGGATACTCGCTGAAAAAGAGATTGATCTCATCATGTTAGATGTCAACCTTCCGGGCGAAGATGGACTTATGTTAACGAGAGAGCTGCGTAGCCAGTCTACTATCGGTATCATTCTGGTTACTGGTCGAACCGATAGCATTGATAAAATCGTAGGGCTCGAAATGGGAGCGGATGACTATGTGACCAAACCGTTTGAATTGAGAGAGCTTCTTGTTAGGGTCAAAAATCTTCTTTGGCGAATCTCGCTGGTAAATCAAATCCCAGAAGATAAAGAGCTTGTGGATATCTCTGGAAATACGGTTTATTTTGGTGATTGGGTATTTGATATTCAGCGTAGAGCCTTATGTAAAGATGGTGAACCAGTGAAGCTAACTAAAGCTGAATATGAATTATTGGTTGCGCTAACGACGCATACTAATAAGGTGCTGAGTCGCGAGAGAATACTGAGCCTAATTAGTCATCGAGTCGATGCACCCAACGACAGAACGATTGATGTGTTAATAAGACGTTTACGTTCGAAGATGGAATATGATCCTAAGAATCCTCAAATATTCGTAACGGTGCATGGAGAGGGTTACATGTTTGCCGGCGAGTAAAATAAACTGAATGATTAAAATGCAAAAAAGCCGAGGAATATCCTCGGCTTTTTTATTCTGGTTGGGTAACCTTCAATTCCGTTTCTTCCGTAGTGAGAAGTGTATCTCGTACGTATGTCCACCAAAGGCCTAATTGTTCATGCCAATAGCGTTCAGTTTGCTCTAGATAGGCTGATTGGGGTGTGTATTTTTGCCAATATTGTTCAATATTCGATTGAGCCAAATAGTTAGTTGGTGCCGGCGTTGGATTCAGACCCGCGGAATTAAATTCCATAAGCGCTCTTTTCATATGGCTCGCAGAGGTGACCAAGACCAGTTTGCTTTGATTTACAAAAGCGGCGGCTTGCCTTGCCTCTTCCCACGTATCTTTTGCGGTTTCGAGAAGAATAATATCGGGTTTTGCGACACCAAGTGCTAACGCGACTCGTGCCATCATTTTTGCATGGCTGAATTCAGTACCTCCGGCGTAACCAGACAGTATTAATTTTGACCCTGGATACATTCGGATAATTCGAATCCCTTCAGTTAATCGCATCAACGCGGTCCGACTTAGTTCTGAAGTCGGCGGAATTTGATCATCTACAACATGGCCAGCGCCTAATACCATCACATAATCGATGTTTTCATCCACTGGTAAAAAAGCGGTAATCTCTCTTTCCATTGGCATCAATAGACGAGTAGAAATAGGTTGGAAAGAAACGAGAAAAATGCCAGCCAACGATAAAAACACAAATAGTACGCCAAACTTGTGTCTCTGGGTAAACATAATAAATAGCAAACCGATGAACCCGATAATTAATAGAGCGGGTAAGGGCATTGCTAGAGAAGAAACTATCTTTTTCAGCTCAAACATACTTAATTAGTCCGAAAAACCATCACTTAGAAGTAAAAAAGCAGCATACCCCTTTATTCTTATTATTCCTATGACAGAATAGCTGGCTCATTTAAAAAATGATGTTCCAATCATAAAAATGGAAAGTATTGAGTGTGAAAATGATGGCATAGCGCAAATATCTCAACGGTTAGCGGGGCTACGCCATCGATTCTTATTGTGTGATATCTCTTCAGAGATGTACAACTTAGGGAAGCAAGACATTGTCAAAAACGGCTTACTTGGACACTATTCGTTAATTCATTCTCCGGTTCAAAATAGATAAGAGAAGGCGAAATAGTTTGTCTACACATTTAAGCGTAACAATTAATAGGAACAACGATGAGTGAAATAACTCAAGCGCTTTCACAGCAGCCGATAGAAGAATTGGTTAGTTGGGTGAAAAAACATGACTTCTCATTGAATCTCTCTAGCGAACGGCTGGCATTTCTGATCTCAATCGCCGTTTTAGGGGATACAAAATTTGATGATGAGTTGGGTGAAGGAGAGTTGCATGATGCGTTCAAGATCGTCACTCAGTTATTTGAGAGTACCGGTGACGCAACCAGTTTCAGGGCAAACAACGCGATAAATGAATTAGTGACTCAAAAGCTAATCAGCCGTTTCACCAGTGAAAGTACGGATGGCTCAAGTATCTATAGGCTCTCATCTTTAGCCGTTGGTATTACAGATTATTACCTCAGGCATCGTCAGTTTTCAGAGCTTAAGCTCTCTATTCAGTTAGCGATGGTTTCCGATGAGATGGAGAAAGCGATGTCGGCCGCTCTTGAAGGTGGTGATATCGCCTATTGGCACAAGAAAGTGTATGGGGTACTGAAATACTCGGTTGGCGAAATATTCGATCAAATAGATCTAAATCAACGGGTAATGGATGATCAGCAACAAGAAGTTAAGCAGCAAATCGCTGAGTTATTAAATAAAGATTGGCAGGAAGCCATCAGTAATTGTGAATCACTACTGTCCGCCACCTCGAATACATTGCGAGAGTTACAAGACACGTTACAAACCGTAGGCGATGAGCTGCAAACTCGAATTCTTGATATTCAAGAGCAAATACGCGGTGAAGAAGCGTTAGAGTTCGTGGACCAAATTTTGTTTAGTTTGCAGGTAAAACTAGACCGAATTGTAAGTTGGGGTCAACAGGCGATCGACCTCTGGATAGGGTACGACAGGCATGTGCACAAGTTTATTCGCACGGCAATAGACATGGATAAAAACCGGGCATTCAGCCAAAGGCTTCGCGAATCAGTTAAGGGCTACTTTGATGCGCCTTGGTACCTCACTTATGCTGATGCAGAAAAACTGACCGATCTTCGAGATGAAGCAATGGTTTTAAGGGACGATGAGGTCACAGGTCATCTTCCCATGGAAGTTGAATACGAAGAGCTGCAACAAGTGAACGACGAGTTAACTACGCAGGTAACGTCGATGTTGGCGTTACATAAAGAGCAGGGTAAGGCGATAGAGCTTGGTTCGGTGTTGAAAAATTATCTCGCACAACACCCGCAAACTCATCATTTTGATCTCGCTCGAATTGTGATTGATCAAGCCGTTAGGCTTGGATATTCCGAATCTGACTATCAGGCTATTCAGCCAGATTGGCAATCTATTAACGATTTTGGCGCAAAGGTACAAGCAAATGTCATCAATAAATACTGACGAATATATGCCAGACAAACTGGTAAAGGCGATAGCCAATCCACTGTTTCCGGCTTTAGACAGCATGCTAAGAGCAGGCCGACACATATCAACCGATGATATGGATAATCACGCACTACTTTCTGACTTTGAAACGGAATTAGCGCTGTTTTATCAAAGATATAATACTGAACTGGTTAAGGCACCAGAAGGATTTTTCTATTTGCGACCGCGCTCAACGGCTTTGATCGGTCGCAGTGTCCTGTCAGAACTCGACATGCTCGTGGGGAAGGTGCTTTGTTTTCTTTACCTTAGCCCTGAGCGTTTGGCCCATGAAGGTATTTTCACTAATCAGGAATTATATGAAGAGTTGCTAGCATTAGCGGATGAGCAGAAATTAATGCGTATCGTTACTCACCGCTCTACAGGATCGGATCTTGATAAAGAGAAGTTATTTGAGAAAGTGAGAACCTCGTTAAGACGTTTAAAGCGGCTTGGTATGGTTATCGCGATAGGAGAGGATGGAAAATTTCGCATCAGTGAGGCGGTGTTCCGTTTTGGAGCTGATGTTCGTTTAGGGGACGAATTGAAAGAAGCTCAATTGAGATTGATACGTGATGGAGAGGCGGTGATAGCTCAACAATTCGGTAACGAACCCTCAGAAATCCAACGACAGAATGATAACCATGAACGCGGCGAAGAAATAGAGGACGAAGCATGATTGAAAGAGGTAAATATCAATCACTCACGATGATTAACTGGAATGGTTTTTTTGCTCGTACTTTTGATATCGATGATTTGGTTACAACACTATCTGGTGGTAACGGCGCAGGGAAATCGACGGCTATGGCGGCATTCATTACCGCACTTATACCCGATCAAACCTTGTTGCATTTCAGAAACACCACCGAGGCAGGTAGCTCTCAAGCGTCAAGAGACAAAGGGTTATTCGGTAAGTTACAACCTGGAGTCTGCTATGCGGCATTGGATGTCATTAATTCAAGAAAGCAACGCGTCCTTTTTGGCGTTAGGTTGCAACAAGTCGCCGGCCGAGACAAAAAAGTTGATATTAAACCGTTTGTTATTCAAGGGCTGCCAAGCCAAATGAAACCGACTGACGTGTTGATTGAAGCGTTATCTAACAATAGTGCTCGCGTCAGAAATATCAACGAACTTAAACAAGTGGTTGGTGAGACAGAAGGAGTCTTGTTTAAGGGGTTCAATTCAGTCGCCGATTATCATTCGCAGATGTTTGAGTTTGGAGTGTTGCCGAAAAAACTGAGAAACAGTAGTGACCGTTCAAAATTCTACCGGTTGATTGAAGCTTCCCTATACGGGGGGATCTCTAGTGCGATCACGCGTTCGTTAAGGGATTATTTATTGCCACAAAATGGCGGGGTTAAAAAAGCGTTTCAAGATATGGAATCGGCGCTGCGTGAAAACCGAATCACACTCGATGCAATTAAAGCGACGCAGATTGACCGGGACTTATTTAAGCATCTGCTCACTGAGTCCACTAATTATGTTGCCTCTGACTACATGCGTCATACGAACGATCGAAAAAATCGACTCGATAAAGCGCTTTCACTGCGTAGTGAGCTGTTCAGTTCACGGCGTCAACTAACAGAGCAGCATCAACTGCTCAATTCTATTCAAAAAGAGTTAGAACGCCTAACAGAGCAGGAACTCGCTCTTGAATTAGACCACCAAGCCGCATCCGATCATCTTCAATTAGTCCAGAATGCATTGAGACAGAAAGAGAAAATTGAACGTTACATCGATGACTTAGCCGCGTTAAACGAGCGGTTAGAAGAACAGATGATGGTGGTGGAAGAGTCGCAAGAATGCGTTTTGCATCACGATGAACAAGCGACATTAGCAGAGCAAGAAGTCGATAGTTTACAGATGCAGTTGGCAGACTACCAGCAAGCACTCGATGTGCAACAAACACGTGCGTTGCAATATCAACAAGCAGTGGAGTCTTTGCAACAAGCGCGCGTGGTATTCAAAGACCCAACGCTTTGTCTTGAAGATATTACGCCTTTATCAGCAAAGCTTAAGCAGCAAGAACAAGAGCAGACGCAAACTTTGTTGGCGCTTAAACATAAATTCGATATTTCGTCGGCAGCGGCTGAACAGTTTGAAGAGGGTTTAAGTTTGGTGCAAAGCATTTATGTTGATGCAGAGAGACCGAACGTATTGGAGTATGCAAAACAAGCGATAACGACACTAAAAGATGGGGAGTTATTGCTGGCGAATGAGTCGCAGTGGAAGTCTCAATTTAAGGAGATCGAGCGCGAACTCAACCAACAGAAGCAAGCATTAGATCTCGCCGAGAGATATAAGAACACCAGTCAGTTCGACCTCAATGACGAGAGTGATGTAAGTCAAGAATATCTGCATCATCAGGCATTGATTGAGGAGATAGAGCGTTCAGTAGAGCTTGGCCGAGACCAACGAATTCAGCTTACTCAACAGGTACAAAGCTTTCAGTTAGCCTTAAAGCAACTAGAAGCTCGCGCTCCCGCATGGATAGAGGCAAACAATGCGCTTGAACAGCTGGGTACACAGACTGAAGAGCCGTTGAATAGCCGCCAAGCGGTTATGTCTCATATGCAAAGAGTGTTGGAATCAGAAAAGCAGACTAACCAAGAGAAAGAGCGATTAGCTATACGTCGGGATCAGCTAAATCAGCAAATAGAACAGCTTGCCTCATCGGGGGGAGCAAACGACGCACGATTAAAAGACGTTGCTGTAACTTTGGGCGGTGTCCTGCTATCAGAAATATATGACGACATTACTCTGGAGGATGCGCCGTATTTTAGTGCCATGTATGGCCCAGCCCGTCATGCTGTTGTTGTTTCAGATTTGAGTGGTGTGAAAGAAAAACTGAATCAAATGACTGACTGCCCAGAAGATGTTTATGTCATAGAGGGCAATGTTGACGCGTTTGATGACAGTACATTCGACGCAAGTGAGTTGGAAGGTGCTGTGTGCGTTCAATACAATGAAAGGCAATTACGGTATTCTCGTTTTCCACAGATACCTCTATTTGGCCGAGCGGCACGCGAGCAAAGGCTAGATATCTTGCGTAAAGAGCGAGACGACGTTCTTGAATTGCACTCTATAGCGGCGTTTGATTCGCAAAAAATCCTACGTTTGTACCAAAGATTTAGCCAGTTTGTGTCGATTTATATTCAAGATGCGTTTGAGACGGACCCTGAAAAAGAGATGCAAAAGATTAGGGCTAGGCTAGCAGAGACTCAGCGTGAGTTAAGCGGCGTAGAGTCGGCGACTAAGCAACAGCAGTCTCGGTTGCTCCTAAGTAAACAAGCGATTAATTTACTGGATAAAATCCTGCCTGTTATCGGTTATTTAGCTGACGATTCAACCATAGAGGACAGACGTTCAGAGGTGGCGCGACAATTGGATAACGTGTCGGAAAGTAAGGTATTTATTCGCCGACATAAATCCAGTATCAACGTGCTTGAAGGGTATCTTTCGGCATTGGCGAATGACCCCGAACAGTCTGTCTCAATTGAATTGGAATACAAGCAGGTTGATCAAAACCTACAAGCATTGAAACGTAATCAATTTGCTCTAGCCGATCTAAAAGAGCGCCGCACCTATTTCGCTTACAAAGATTCTGTCTCAATGTTAGCTAAAAGCAGTGAGCTAAGTGAACAGCTAAAACAGAAACTGCTTGAAGCTGAGTCGCTCCGAGTAAGTTATAGGGCGTCGCTAAAGCTGGCAAATCATGAATTTAATCAGACAAATCAGATATTAGTATCACTTAAAAGCGCTTACCAAGCCAAATCTGAGACCGTTCAAGAATTTAAAGACGAGTTGCAAGAATTCGGAGTTAGCACTTCTGAAGGCTCAGAAGATCGTGCTCGTAGCCGTAAAGAATCGCTGTTCGATCAACTGCATTCTAGCCGAAACCGCCGGAGTGAGCATTCGCGTACTATTACCGCGACTGAATTAGAAATGAAATCGGTAGCACAAACGCTGAAACGTTCAGAAAAAGAATATAAAGAGATTCGAAATATCGCAGTATTGGCGAAATCAAGTTGGTGTGAGGTGCTACGCCTTGCGAAACAACATGACGTAGAAAGACGTCTCTATCGCCGTGAACTCGCATATTTAAGTGCAAGGGAACTGCGTTCCATGTCCGACAAGTCTTTGGGAGCACTTCGTTTAGCGGTTGCTGATAATGAGGAGCTTCGTGACACATTAAGGGCCTCGGAAGAAAATGCGTACCCTGAACGCAAAGTGCTGTTTTACATTGCTGTTTATCAGCACCTCAAACAGCGTATCCGACAAGATATTATTCGCACTGATGACCCGGTCGAAGCGATAGAAGAGATGGAAGTCGAGTTAGCAAGATTGAGTGAGGAGCTGACGTTACGTGAAAATCGTTTAGCGATCAGTTCCGATTCTGCAGCATCGATAATCAAGAAAACAATCCAACGAGAACAAAACCGTATTCGACTGCTAAACCAAGGTTTATCGAATATTAACTTTGGTCAGGTGAAGGGAGTTCGCTTGAACGTCAATATTCGTGAAAGTCACGAGACACTTTTAAAAGGATTGGCTCATCAACAGGATACGCACAGAGACCTATTTGAAACCTCTCGTTTTACCTTTTCAGAAGCGATGGCTAAGTTGTTTCATCGTGTGAACCCGCATATCGATATGGGGCAGCGCTCTCCTCAAATATTGGGAGAAGAGCTACTCGATTATCGCAACTACCTCGAACTAAACGTGGAAGTGAATCGAGGAACAGATGGTTGGTTACAAGCCGAATCGGGTGCGCTTTCTACTGGTGAAGCAATCGGAACTGGTCAGTCGATATTGTTGATGGTGGTTCAAAGCTGGGAAGAAGAGTCTCGTCGATTGCGTAGCAAAGATATCGTACCATGCCGTTTACTCTTCTTAGATGAAGCCGCTCGACTAGACAGCAAATCGATTAATACATTATTTGAGCTATGTGATCGCTTAGATATGCAGTTACTTATCGCAGCACCGGAGAATATCAGTCCTGAGCAAGGGACGACTTATAAACTCGTTCGAAAGATATTCAAAGACCACGAACATGTGCATGTTGTAGGACTGAAAGGGTTTAGTAAGAAGAATGACCTCAACCAAGATGTGCAAGGAAAATTATTGGAAAATTAGTTCGCACAAATAAATTGTACAAAAGAACGAATCTCAAATAATGAGATTCGTTCTTTTCTCCCCAATCAATCAATTCAACGAGTAAATATAAACATAGTTAATAACCTGTAACGCCCTTAACCGTAAAAATAATATTAGGCATTATCAAATAAATATTTTTATAGTTTTGCTATGTTGTAATTCCTCAGACTAATTAGAATCAACCCTATTGTAGGGTGAAGTTTTTACTTGGTATTTATTTATAACCTTGTCTGAAAATCAACGACACGACGATTATATTTTAACCTGCTATTTATGGTTATATTAATTATTCGTTCGGCTCCAGTCTGCATACATATTAACCCTGTTTAGTGTTTATTGTTGGAGCCTTATTATGAGCGGCGGAATTAAATGTTTTTTGTGTAGTATTATTATTTTATTAGGAGGGTGTAATGACGGTGATGTCATCGTTGATGATGATATCGCGGGTGAAGTGGACACAGGTGTAGGTGAAACGGAAAATGACAGTGACGATCTGGTTGTTCCCGACCCGAGTGTTTCGTATCTGATCCCTTCAGAATCTATTCTACGAACTGAATTGATCGCGCGCGAGCTAAGAGATGGCATGGACTTAGATGATGTATCGGTTTCTTATGATAACAATTTTCAGTTTCTGCTATCTAATAACACACCCCGGACGCTTGTTCATCCTGTGGTGCAAATGGGTGACGTGTTTTATACCATTGAAAAAACGGTTGAGGCATTTTCAACTATTACCGTAAGAAGTCCCGTATCTATTAGCGATGCGGCAATATTATTTTATGAAGAGACCCCTTTTTTTAGAGTGAAAATCAATTCATTTAATACCAATACGAATGATGATACAACATTAGATGCAACCGCAGTTCAGATAGAAAGTTTTACTAAAGAGATCGTTGGTTACCGGGTGGTCAATAACTATTTTTCTTATGTAAATCATGCTACTACTTTCTTACTGAAGAGAGCTGGGTTATTACCTGCGTTATCAACGAAAGAGAATAGAATTTCAAATAAGAGTTATGATTGTGGTTTCGACCATTCAACGCCAATGTTACGCTATTCGGATAGTGACTCAGCGACAGAAAAACTGTTCAGTTTACTAAATCATAAGCCTAACTCACATTATGAGGCTCGTTATGTTGATGGGTTAGTTTATGGGATGGCGACGGTCGGAAATGGTTGGCTAAGTGTGGTTGATAAAGTGCTATATAAAAAAGGGCAGATTACGCCCAATGACATTTATTTACATGAGAAACATCATAATCATGGTTTTAATCATAGTGGTGGAATGACCTACGGTTGGCCAGATAAATCGGAAGCCTATATTAGGAAGGCCGACTACTCTTTTTTTGAAAACCCAGGGCTACTTGCTACGCCGTTGGTGACAAAACAGAACGCTCGATTATTACCTGATGGTACTGTACAAATTGATATTCGCTGGTTTCATAAAGACAAAGATAAAGAACAAACGCTCAATAATTTCTTATTTATTAGTGGAAACAAAATGGTCATTAATGAAATAGGATATGTAAATCAAGATGGTTCGACAACATCCGTTGATTTTGATAACCAATTTGATAACCAGTTGATTACAATTTCAGAAGATAAAATTCATATTAAAACCACACATTTCGATGAGATTAATAGCCTTGAAATGCCTATTGGTTTGTATATAAACGCTAGTCGTCCGTTGGAATCGAAATATGAATTACTAATGTTGGCAGGTGATGATGACAAAGTTCATGGTAATTTGAAAATCGACCTATCTTTTCTTGGGGTTGAAGATGAAGATGGTAAACGTGTAGTGTTTATTGAAAGAGAAGGTCAAAAAACAGAAGAAGGAAAATACGTTGATGAGGAACAGTTGTATTTACCTGAGGAAGCGAAATTATACTGTGAGAGTAAAGGGCTTGAATTAGGAATTCTTGATGCATATAAAAGCTCGGCATTAATGAGTTTTCAACATAAGTATTTGCCTTATAGCTCAATGGTTGGAATCTCTCCAGAGAAGGGCACTCCAGTTGCGATATTAAGTACGTCAAGTTACAAACCAAATGCGAGTAACTACACAGATAAAGGCTCTCTCATCGTTTGTGCAAAACCAGATTAAACGTAGTGACGCAATAAAAAGCCAATCGCAATCATAGGGTTGGCTTTTTATTTGTTATTTTTTCATTAA comes from the Vibrio sp. DW001 genome and includes:
- the mukB gene encoding chromosome partition protein MukB, with translation MIERGKYQSLTMINWNGFFARTFDIDDLVTTLSGGNGAGKSTAMAAFITALIPDQTLLHFRNTTEAGSSQASRDKGLFGKLQPGVCYAALDVINSRKQRVLFGVRLQQVAGRDKKVDIKPFVIQGLPSQMKPTDVLIEALSNNSARVRNINELKQVVGETEGVLFKGFNSVADYHSQMFEFGVLPKKLRNSSDRSKFYRLIEASLYGGISSAITRSLRDYLLPQNGGVKKAFQDMESALRENRITLDAIKATQIDRDLFKHLLTESTNYVASDYMRHTNDRKNRLDKALSLRSELFSSRRQLTEQHQLLNSIQKELERLTEQELALELDHQAASDHLQLVQNALRQKEKIERYIDDLAALNERLEEQMMVVEESQECVLHHDEQATLAEQEVDSLQMQLADYQQALDVQQTRALQYQQAVESLQQARVVFKDPTLCLEDITPLSAKLKQQEQEQTQTLLALKHKFDISSAAAEQFEEGLSLVQSIYVDAERPNVLEYAKQAITTLKDGELLLANESQWKSQFKEIERELNQQKQALDLAERYKNTSQFDLNDESDVSQEYLHHQALIEEIERSVELGRDQRIQLTQQVQSFQLALKQLEARAPAWIEANNALEQLGTQTEEPLNSRQAVMSHMQRVLESEKQTNQEKERLAIRRDQLNQQIEQLASSGGANDARLKDVAVTLGGVLLSEIYDDITLEDAPYFSAMYGPARHAVVVSDLSGVKEKLNQMTDCPEDVYVIEGNVDAFDDSTFDASELEGAVCVQYNERQLRYSRFPQIPLFGRAAREQRLDILRKERDDVLELHSIAAFDSQKILRLYQRFSQFVSIYIQDAFETDPEKEMQKIRARLAETQRELSGVESATKQQQSRLLLSKQAINLLDKILPVIGYLADDSTIEDRRSEVARQLDNVSESKVFIRRHKSSINVLEGYLSALANDPEQSVSIELEYKQVDQNLQALKRNQFALADLKERRTYFAYKDSVSMLAKSSELSEQLKQKLLEAESLRVSYRASLKLANHEFNQTNQILVSLKSAYQAKSETVQEFKDELQEFGVSTSEGSEDRARSRKESLFDQLHSSRNRRSEHSRTITATELEMKSVAQTLKRSEKEYKEIRNIAVLAKSSWCEVLRLAKQHDVERRLYRRELAYLSARELRSMSDKSLGALRLAVADNEELRDTLRASEENAYPERKVLFYIAVYQHLKQRIRQDIIRTDDPVEAIEEMEVELARLSEELTLRENRLAISSDSAASIIKKTIQREQNRIRLLNQGLSNINFGQVKGVRLNVNIRESHETLLKGLAHQQDTHRDLFETSRFTFSEAMAKLFHRVNPHIDMGQRSPQILGEELLDYRNYLELNVEVNRGTDGWLQAESGALSTGEAIGTGQSILLMVVQSWEEESRRLRSKDIVPCRLLFLDEAARLDSKSINTLFELCDRLDMQLLIAAPENISPEQGTTYKLVRKIFKDHEHVHVVGLKGFSKKNDLNQDVQGKLLEN